In Streptomyces sannanensis, the DNA window GGTTTGTCCGGGCGGACGCCAGTCGGTGTCAGCCACGCGCGCAGCGGATCCGCGTCGCCCTCGTCGACGAGGGCGCGGACACGGGCCGCGAGGTCGGACGCGCGTTCCCCGGCGACGAGCAGGGCCGGACCGTCCAGCCAGTCGAGGCCCGGCACCGCGCCGGCCGTGTCGACGGCGGCGCAGCAGACCATCGCCGCGACATGGTCGGCCAGCAGCTCCCGGTCCGTACGCGGCGCCTGCGGCGGGAAGACGGGCGCGAAGCCGACGTCCCACGGGGCGAGCGGCGGCCGCGCCGGGGCCGTGGCCTCCTCGCGGGCCATCTCCGCGCCGATCCCGGCGGCCAGGGCGTCGCCGCCCTCCGCCGCGAGGTGGTCCATGACCCGGGCCAGCGTGGGCCCTCCGGGGTCCGCACCCGGGCGGACCCCCATGGCGTCCAGCACCCGGTGCAGCCGGGCCGCTTCCGTACGCCACTTACGGTCGACGACCTCTTCGGGGTAGTGCTGCCAGGCGACCGGCGACCAGTCGGGGCCGGTCTCCGCGGGCCCGCCGTGGAAGAGCCGGGCGGCGAGCAAGGAAGCGGCCTCGTCCACGAGGCCGGGCTCCTCCAGCAGGTCGCAGGCGGGGCGCTCGCCCAGCCGGGCGGCGAAACCCTCGGCGAGCCGGTCCCGGCGGGACAGCTCGGTGAGCGCGGAGACGACACCGGCGTCGAGCCCGGACGGCCAGCGGCCCATCCGCCAGGCGGGCAGCGCGACCCGGGTGAGCAGCCGGTCCCAGCCGGCGTAGGCCAGGCCGACCTGCTCCTGGGCGACGATCCGCAGGCCGTAGTCCACGGCCTGCGCGCGTTCGGACGCCGCGACCGCGACGCCCCGCTCCATCTCGGCGGCGTGCCCCCGGCAGGCGCGCAGCATCAGCCGGGCCACAGCGCCGACGGAAGCGAACGCCGCCCGACTCACCGGCCCGCCTCCCGAATGTGCGGCGACCGCGACGGCCGCGTCCAGCCCGCGCACGAAGCGGCGGGCGGCGGCTATGTCGGGGTGCGCGGAAGGGCCCGTACCGGCGACGACCGGGGCGAGTACGGCCCTCAGCTCACCGACCCGCATCCACCACAGGAACGGGGACCCGATGACCAGCACCGGGGCGGTCTCGTCGCGGCGGCCCCGCGGCACGCCCGGCGGGCCGTGCGCCGGGTGCGTACGGTCCTCCAGCCAGCTGTCGCAGTCCGGGGTGAGCGCTAGCGCGGAAGGCGCCGGCACATCGAGCCGGTCCGCGAGGTCGCGCACCAGCCGGTACAGGTCCGGGGCCGCCGTCTCGCCCAGCTCCACGGTCGGGCTGACGGCCGGCCCGGCCCGGGCCACGATCACCGCGACCCCGGCCGCGAACAGCAGGACCAGGACCGCCGCACAGCTCACCGCCCAGCGGGCCGTGTCCCAGCCCGCGCCGCCGATACGGCCGGTGGCCCCGCCGACGAGCAGCACGACGGCGACGGCCGCCGGCAGCAGCGCGACAGCCAGCGCCCTGCCGCGGACACGCAGCACGGCGAGCGCGCGGGAACGCGCTGCCTGCGCGCCCACCTCTTCAACCGGACCGGACACGGCTGGACGTCACCCCCTGCACCACTGCATCGGCGTTGCCCATTCCCCCACTGTGGCACCCGCCACTGACATCGCAATGCCGGTGGGCCAAGTGCCGGAACGCTTGCGCGGCACCTTAGTTGGGGTCCGGGCCGTCGTCAGCCGGATGGGACGGCGGTCACTCGATGGAATGGCTTTGGGCAGAGGTACCGGCGATCCGTGCCAGTGCTGTGGCCGGAAAGGTCTGCCGGGAAGCTCGCGGCTCCCCCAGCTACCTCCCCCGTTCATCGAAGGCGGAGAATCGCAGCTCGTACTCGGCCGTACTCGCGCGATGCGACAACGGTGGGGGCACCTCCCGTGCCCGAAGGGCAACGGGGGAGAGGTGCCGTGCCTGGGGGCACCTCTGGGGGCACCCCCAGAGGTAGCTGGGGGAGCGTCGCGAGCCGGTGAAGCTTTCCGGTCACAGCCTGGATCCTGCCCGGCCGGTCGGGCAGGACCAGGGCCTGGGTCCTGACCCGGCCCACCGGGCCGGGTCAGGACCTCAAGAGCCCTGCGCCGCCTTGGCCGCGATGTCCGTACGGTGCTGGGAGCCCTCCAGCCGGATCCGGCCCACCGCCCGGTACGCCCGCTCGCGTGCCTCGGCGAGGTCCTTGCCGGTCGCGGTGACCGACAGCACCCGGCCGCCGGCGCTCACGATCGCGTCGCGGTCCTGCTTCGTACCGGCGTGCAGGACGTACGCCTCGGGCGCGTCCTGGGCCGCGACCTCGTCCAGCCCCTCGATCGGGTCGCCGGTGCGGGGCGTACCGGGGTAGTTGTGCGAGGCGACGACCACGGTCACGGCCGCGTCCACGCGCCAGTTCAGCGGCGGCAGGACGTCGAGCGTGCCCTCGGCCGCGTTGAGCAGAACGCTCGCCAGGGGGGTCTTCAGGCGGGCCAGGACCACCTGGGTCTCCGGGTCGCCGAAACGGGCGTTGAACTCGATGACGCGCACACCGCGGCTCGTGATCGCCAGACCGGCGTAGAGCAGTCCGGAGAACGGCGTACCGCGCCGGCGCAGCTCGTCCACGGTCGGCTGGAGGACGGTCTCCATGACCTCGTCCACCAGCTTCGGGTCGGCCCACGGAAGCGGGGAGTACGCGCCCATGCCGCCGGTGTTCGGGCCCTCGTCGTTGTCGAGGGCCCGCTTGAAGTCCTGGGCGGGCTGGAGCGGCAGCACCGTCCTGCCGTCGGTGATGGCGAAGAGGGACACCTCGGGGCCGTCGAGGTACTCCTCGATGACGACACGCTCACAGGCGAGGGCGTGCTCGCGTGCGGCGTCGAGGTCGCTGGTGACGACGACACCCTTGCCGGCGGCGAGACCATCGTCCTTGACGACGTACGGGGCGCCGAAGGCGTCCAGGGCCTCGTCGATCTCCTCGGGCGTGGTGCAGACGTAGCTGCGGGCCGTGGGCACGTTCGCCGCGGCCATCACATCCTTGGCGAAGGCCTTGGAACCCTCCAGCTGCGCCGCCTCCCGGCTGGGACCGAAGCAGGGAATGCCGGCCGCGCGCACGGCGTCGGCGACACCGGCGACGAGCGGCGCCTCCGGGCCGACGACGACCAGGCCGACGCCCAGCTCGGTGGCCAGGCGTGCGACGGCGGCACCGTCCAGGGCGTCCACCGGGTGCAGCTCGGCGACCTCGGCGATGCCGGCGTTGCCGGGGGCGCAGTGCAGAGCGGTGACGTCGGGGTCGAGGGAGAGAGAGCGGCACAGGGCGTGTTCGCGGGCGCCGCCGCCGATGACGAGGACCTTCACGGAACGCAAGCCTAGCCCGCGCCACGCGTGGCACCTTGTGCGGGCCGCCGAACCCCGCGCCCTCACTCGTTCGTATATTCCTCCACCACCGTAGCGCCCAGCTCCCGCACGATCAGGTCGTGACCGGACAGCGCCGACTCGACCAGGTCCGGATCGTCCGCCTCCGGGGTGTCGTCCTCCGGAGCGACCGGGGCGACGGGGGACGACTCGGGAGCCGCCGCACGGGACGTCTCGAGTGCCGGGGCCGGGGCGGCCGGGGCCTGCGGTGCGTACGCCTGCTGCGGCGCGGGCTGCGCGGGGCGCGGCTGCGGTGCCGCGGCGCGGCCCGCACCGGACGGCCGGTCGCCGCCGCCCGCCCCGCCGGACGGGTCGACGACGGCCTCGATCTTCCACTGCATGTTGAACTGCTCGGCCAGGACCTGCCGCAGCACGTCCTCGCTGCCGCTGCTCGCGAAGTTGTCCCGGGCGCCGGCGTTGAGGAAGCCGAGCTGGAGCGTGGTGCCGTCGAAGCCCGCGACCTGGGCGTTCTGGCTGAGCAGGATCCAGGTGAACCGTCGCCGGTTCTTGACGGCGTCGAGGATGTTCGGCCACATGTTCCGCACCTGGGCGGCGCCCTGCGCCATGCCGGGCGACACACCCGCCGGCGGTCCGGCCGCGGGTGCGGGCGCCGCCGGAGCGGGCTGCTGCGGCCGTCCCTGCCCGGGCGCGGCAGCGCTGGGCCAGGCCCCGGGAGCGGTCTGCCCGGCACCCCCACCGGGCGCCGCCGCCGTCGGCCAGGCCCCGGGGCGAGGGCCCTCGGCCCGGGGCGGCGCGGACTGCTGCGACGGCTGGGCCTGCGCGCCGCCCGTCGTCGGCCATGCGCCGGGACGTCCGCCCTGGCCGTCGGCCGCGGGCTGCTGCGGCGTACCGGAACCGGCGGGCCAGGTCCCCGGGCGGGAGCCCTCGGCCTGGACCGGCGCCGCGGGCGCGCCCGCCCGGGCAGCCGGGGCACCCCCCGCGGCCGGCCACGCGCCGGCTTCCTGCGCACCGGCATCGGGACCGGCCGCGGCCGGGACGCCGGGCGCGGCAGGCGCGGGGGCACCCGCACCGCCTCGTGCCGCCGCGCGGGCCGCGGCAGGACCGCCGCCCGGCGGGACCTGGGGCATCGGGGCATGGGCCTCCGGCCCCGGGACGTAGCCGATCGTCACGCCCGCTCCACCCGGCGCGAACGCGGCGCCCCGCTCCAGGCGGTCCAGCCTGGCCTGCACCGAACGCTCGTCGTCGTACGCCGCGGGCAGCAGCACCCGGGCGCAGATCAGCTCCAGCTGGAGCCGCGGCGAGGTGGCGCCGCGCATCTCCGTCAGTCCCGCGTTCACCAGGTCCGCGGCCCGGCTGAGCTCGGCAGCGCCGAACACGGACGCCTGTGCCTGCATGCGCTCGATCACATCGGCGGGGGCGTCGACGAGGCCCTTCTCCGCCGCGTCAGGCACGGCGGCCAGGATGACCAGGTCGCGCAGCCGCTCCAGCAGGTCGGCGACGAACCGGCGCGGGTCGTTGCCTCCCTCGATGACACGGTCCACGACCTCGAAGGCCGCCGCCCCGTCGCCCGCCGCGAAGGCGTCCACGACGGAGTCGAGGAGCGAGCCGTCCGTGTATCCGAGCAGGGCCGTGGCCATGGCGTACGTCACACCGTCCGTGCCCGCGCCGGCCAGCAGCTGGTCCATGACGGACATGGAGTCACGCACCGAGCCCGCGCCGGCCCGTACGACCAGGGGCAGCACGCCGTCCTCGACCGGGATGGCCTCCTTGGCGCACACCTCCGCGAGGTACTCGCGCAGGGTCCCCGGCGGCACCAGGCGGAACGGGTAGTGGTGCGTACGCGACCGGATCGTGCCGATGACCTTCTCGGGCTCGGTGGTCGCGAAGATGAACTTGAGGTGCTCCGGTGGCTCCTCGACCACCTTCAGCAGGGCGTTGAAGCCCGCCGAGGTGACCATGTGCGCCTCGTCGATGATGTAGATCTTGTACCGGCTGGCTGCCGGCCCGAAGAAGGCCTTCTCCCGCAGCTCACGGGCATCGTCCACACCACCGTGCGACGCGGCGTCGATCTCGATGACGTCGATCGACCCCGGCCCGTTCCGCGCCAGGTCCCGGCAGGACTGACACTCCCCGCACGGCGTCGGCGTCGGCCCCTGCTCGCAGTTCAGGCAGCGCGCGAGGATACGCGCACTGGTCGTCTTGCCGCATCCGCGCGGTCCGCTGAACAGGTACGCGTGATTGACCCGGTTGTTGCGCAGGGCCTGCTGCAACGGGTCGGTGACATGCTCCTGCCCGATGACCTCGGCGAAGGACTCCGGGCGATAGCGGCGGTACAGCGCAAGGGACGACACACATACGAGGTTATCCGGGCCCGCTGACAACGGGCCCCGCCGAACGCAAGCGCCCCTCACGCACCCGCCAGAGCCGACCTACCCTTGCTGCCTTCCGGCCCTGGGGGAGTTCAGTCAGATAGCGCCACGTGAGGGGCTGCGCCCAGCCTACCCGATCTCACTGCGAACGAACGAGTTCGCAAGCACCCTTCCGAGTCATGTACTGTTTGCCGCGGAGGATTCGCCTAGAGGCCTAGGGCGCACGCTTGGAAAGCGTGTTGGGGGCAACCCCTCACGAGTTCGAATCTCGTATCCTCCGCCAGTGCCTCACCGGGCACGATGTCGAAGGGCCCCACTGCTTGCAGTGGGGCCCTTCGACGTTGGTCGACCAGCTCGTCGCCCGCCTGAAGGCGGACGGGGAGGACCTGGCCCGGACGACAAGCCAGGCTTCGGTTACTCGGAGGGTGTCGGCGATGTCTCGCATCTCCGGGGCCCAGCGCCAGGCGCGGGCTGCCACGCTCGACAGGTAGGCGGAGGACCAAGTGACAAGAAGCAATCTGACGCCCGGAGGGCCACCGCCCTGGTCTCAGTTCCGGTCTCATTCACCCGTCCAGCACCGTAGTTACACGGCGACGAGGCGCACCCTGTCACCGCACAGCTTCGCCATGTCGTCGATATCCGAGGTGAGCATGACGACCGGGCGGCGCTGCCGCAGTGCCATCTCGGCCACGACCGCGTCGATGGCGTATTTGTGACCATGCAGCCCGGCATTGATCAGCATCGCCGAGGCGGCCTTGGCCTCCTCATCGCCGATAGGCACGATCCTCACTCCGGACAGCACCCAGGCAAGCCGCGCCTTGTCGGTCCCACGATGCACCGCTTCGATGATGGTGAGTGCGCTGATGACGACTTCCATCCCCCGCTTGCGGGCTTCGGCGATGAGGGCGACGACGGGTTCGTCATCACCGACGAACTTCGACAGGCCCTCGCAGTCGAGAACGAGGGTGCCTTCGTGGCTCAGCCTGCGGCGGGCCACTGCACCTCCTCGGCGAACACTTCGTCGAAGATGCGTCGTGCGCACTCCTGCTCGCGTTCGGAAATCGGCCCCTTGCGGCGTTCGTAGTCGGCCAGGTACTCGTCCAGGATCTGACCGCGCAGCTCACGCTCCACCGCTGCGGTGATGAAGGCGGAGAACTCACGCTTGCCGACCCGTCGGCGGATCGCCTCGGCCGTCCCCTCGGGAAGAGAAAGGCTCACTCTGGTAGCGGGTCCTTCGCCGACACTGTACGAAATCTCACCCATGCAGCGAGATTATCAAACAAGTAGGAATGAGGGGCCACCTCGGCCTTCACAAGGCACAGCCGCCCGCGGCCCTGCGA includes these proteins:
- a CDS encoding DNA polymerase III subunit gamma and tau; the encoded protein is MSSLALYRRYRPESFAEVIGQEHVTDPLQQALRNNRVNHAYLFSGPRGCGKTTSARILARCLNCEQGPTPTPCGECQSCRDLARNGPGSIDVIEIDAASHGGVDDARELREKAFFGPAASRYKIYIIDEAHMVTSAGFNALLKVVEEPPEHLKFIFATTEPEKVIGTIRSRTHHYPFRLVPPGTLREYLAEVCAKEAIPVEDGVLPLVVRAGAGSVRDSMSVMDQLLAGAGTDGVTYAMATALLGYTDGSLLDSVVDAFAAGDGAAAFEVVDRVIEGGNDPRRFVADLLERLRDLVILAAVPDAAEKGLVDAPADVIERMQAQASVFGAAELSRAADLVNAGLTEMRGATSPRLQLELICARVLLPAAYDDERSVQARLDRLERGAAFAPGGAGVTIGYVPGPEAHAPMPQVPPGGGPAAARAAARGGAGAPAPAAPGVPAAAGPDAGAQEAGAWPAAGGAPAARAGAPAAPVQAEGSRPGTWPAGSGTPQQPAADGQGGRPGAWPTTGGAQAQPSQQSAPPRAEGPRPGAWPTAAAPGGGAGQTAPGAWPSAAAPGQGRPQQPAPAAPAPAAGPPAGVSPGMAQGAAQVRNMWPNILDAVKNRRRFTWILLSQNAQVAGFDGTTLQLGFLNAGARDNFASSGSEDVLRQVLAEQFNMQWKIEAVVDPSGGAGGGDRPSGAGRAAAPQPRPAQPAPQQAYAPQAPAAPAPALETSRAAAPESSPVAPVAPEDDTPEADDPDLVESALSGHDLIVRELGATVVEEYTNE
- a CDS encoding DNA-binding protein; the encoded protein is MARRRLSHEGTLVLDCEGLSKFVGDDEPVVALIAEARKRGMEVVISALTIIEAVHRGTDKARLAWVLSGVRIVPIGDEEAKAASAMLINAGLHGHKYAIDAVVAEMALRQRRPVVMLTSDIDDMAKLCGDRVRLVAV
- the purD gene encoding phosphoribosylamine--glycine ligase is translated as MKVLVIGGGAREHALCRSLSLDPDVTALHCAPGNAGIAEVAELHPVDALDGAAVARLATELGVGLVVVGPEAPLVAGVADAVRAAGIPCFGPSREAAQLEGSKAFAKDVMAAANVPTARSYVCTTPEEIDEALDAFGAPYVVKDDGLAAGKGVVVTSDLDAAREHALACERVVIEEYLDGPEVSLFAITDGRTVLPLQPAQDFKRALDNDEGPNTGGMGAYSPLPWADPKLVDEVMETVLQPTVDELRRRGTPFSGLLYAGLAITSRGVRVIEFNARFGDPETQVVLARLKTPLASVLLNAAEGTLDVLPPLNWRVDAAVTVVVASHNYPGTPRTGDPIEGLDEVAAQDAPEAYVLHAGTKQDRDAIVSAGGRVLSVTATGKDLAEARERAYRAVGRIRLEGSQHRTDIAAKAAQGS